The Streptomyces sp. ICC1 DNA window GAGCCGCACCGCGCAGACCCCCCGTCCCGTTCCTGGTCCGCGTCCAGCGCGCCCTCGGCGGACGCGGGGATCAGCTGGACCTGCGGTACCGCCGCCGAGACGGACGGCGTGGCGGCAGCTGCGGGAACGGGCCCGGGTGCGGCCTGCGGCGCGCGCTGCACGGGCGGTACGGGACGGGGGGCACGGCTTCGGGAACGCCTTTCGGCGGGCCACCCGGAGGGGGCCCGCCGAAGGGGGAGGGGAGGCACGGGGCTCAGCCGCGGGAGCGGGCCTTGCGGGCGCGGACCATGAAGCCGGTGCCGAGCGCGAGGACCAGCGCGGCGAGCCCGGCGGCGACGGCCGCGGTGGCGGCGCCCGTGGTGGCGGCGCCCGTGGTGTCGGCGGTCTCCCGCGCGGCGAGCTCGGCGCCCGCGGCGACCGGGCCCTTGGGGACGGCGACCGTCTGCGGCTTCACATCGGCGGTGGGCGCCGCGCTCGCCGCCGCGCCCGGCTTCGCGGACGGCGTCGTGCTCGGCTTGGCCGAGGGCGTGGTGGCCGGCTCGGCCTTCGGCAGCAGGTACCAGCCGCTCAGGGCGCCCTCGCCGAGCACGTAGACGTTGAGGATGTAGCGGCCCTCGTCCGCACCGGCGTCGATCTTCTTCAGGTCGTACTGGACGCCCTCGACGACGGCGCGGGGGTGGGCGGTGTCGAGCTTCGCCAGCACGCGGCCCGCCCAGCCGTCACCCGGCTTCCAGTCCGGGGCGACCGCGCGGATCCAGGCCTCGGGGCCCTCGGACTCGTTGCGCAGCACCGCGATCCGGCCGTCGGCGACCAGCACGCTCTCACCGTCGTACCGGTCCGTGTTCGACGAGTTCGCCGCGATCGAGGACACCGACACGGAGGTCACGGCCGCCACGGAGGGAGCGGCGGCGGTCGCCGCGAACGCGGTCGCGGCAGGCGCCAGCAGCACCCCGGCGAGGGCGGCGGTGACGATCGAGGTACGGAGGGCGGTACGCATAACGACTCCTTGGAGCATTGTCTCGGAAGGGGAGGAGAGCCGCATGCCGCGGTGTCGCTGTCGGGGTTTCGTCCGGTCAGGTCTGCGGGGCTGCTGATGAGAAATCTATGGATCATGATCGGCCGGAACGTGGGATTCCCGTCATGGTCGCGTAACACCGCCCACCAGCCCCCGCGGCCCCCCCTGGCGCTTATACACCTCTCCCGCCTCCGACGTCCCACGCCTGCTATTCCGCGGACGAGCCTCAGCAACTGCTGGCGGGAGAGCGCCGGGCCGGGCCGGCGGGGCGGTGCGGTTCAGCGGCGGGTGAGCCGCAGCCGGATGCCCTGCGGGTCCAGCAGGCCGGGCAGCGGCCCGACCGGGTCGAGCACGGGCCGGACGGCATGGACCCGGTGTCCGCGCAGCACCTCGGCGCAGAGCGCGGTGGTGACCAGAAGCGCCAGTTGCTCGCCGGGGCAGCGTCCGCCGGCGTGGCTGAAGGGGGCCATCCTCAGGTCGTGCTCCGCTCCGCGCGAAGCCCACCGGCCGGGCACGAAGACGTGCGCCGCCGGTACGTGTTCGGGGTCGCGCTGGTGGAACAGCGCGGGCAGCACCACGCAGGTCCCGGCGGGACGGCGCACGCCCCGCCATTCGGTCTCGGCCCGGGTGATCCGTATCAGGTCGGGGACGGCCGGGTAGAGCCGCAGCGCTTCGCGGACGCAGGCCCGCAGCCGGGGCAGCGCGCCCCGGGCGACGCCGGGCGCCCGCGCCTCGGCGGCGACCGCGTCCTGTTCGGCCGGGTGGACGCCGAGCAGGAGCAGGGTGCGCAGCAGGACGCCGGGGACGAGGTCGAAGGCCGCCAGCCACTGCGCGGCCTGCCCGACCGGGTCGAGGCCGCCGGTGGGGTCGCCGTGGCGGCGGGCCCGCCCCATGAGGGTGTGCGGCTCCGCGAGGTCGGCGTACGCGGCGATGCGCGCACCGGCCTTGGGGTGGAAACGTCCGGGCCGGCGGGTGAGTTCCGTGTCCTCGGCAGCCGCGTCGCCGAGGACGATGCGGCGGGCCGCGCGGGCCACCGCGTGGCGGGTGCGGGCGAGTTCGAGGGTGTTCCCCCCGGTCAGCCGCCGGGCCTCCTCGGCGAGCACGGAGAGGAACGGCCCGCAGGACGGGTGGACGGGCAGGCCGGCGGCGAGGACGGACTCGTCGATCGCCCGCCGCTCCGCGTGCGGTCCGGCGCGCGTGCAGCCGTCCGGCGCGCCCGGGGCGGGGGCGGGGGCGCCGGACGGCTGCACGCGCGCCGGACGCCTGAGATTCATGGCGGGCCGCCTGAGATTGACGGCCCGGTCCGAATGCGCGACCTCCGGGAGGTGGGCAGGCCGTGAACGGCGGCGGAACGCGGTGTGTGCCGTGCGGGGGCGTGCGGCGGTGTACGGGGCGTGCGGGGCCGTACGGGGTGTGCGGGCCGCTCCGGTTTCACTGACCCGCGGCAGCGGCCCCTGCCCGGTACCGCCCCGGGGTCGTCCCGAACTCCCGGCTGAAGGCGTGGGAGAACGCGTACGGCGTGCCGTAGCCGACACGGCGGGCGACATGGGCCAGGGGGTCCTGGGTGTCGCGGAGCAGGGTGGCCGCGAGGGTCAGGCGCCACCACGTGAGGTACGCCATCGGAGGCCGGCCGACGAGGGCCGCGAAGCGGCGGGCCAGGGTGGGGCGGGAGACGCCCGCCTCCGCGGCCAGGCGGTCGTTGGTCCACGGGGCGGCCGGATCCGAGTGCAGCGCCCGCAGGGCGGCGGCCACCACCGGGTCGCCGAGGACCGCCGGCCAGGCTCCGGCCGCCCCCTCGTCCATCCAGGAGCGGATCATGTAGACGAGAAGGAGGTCGGGCAGACTGGGGACGGCCATGCACGAGCCGGGCCGTTGCGCACCCAGCTCACGGCCCAGCAGGTCGATGGCGGAGCGGAGTTCGGGGTGGCTGCCCACCCGGTTCGGCAGGTGGACGACCTTCGGCAGTTCCGCCAGGAGCGGGTGCACGCGGCTGCGGTCGAGCCGGTACTTGCCGCACAGCAGCTCCACCTCGCCGACGCCCTCGCCGGTCCGGGGAGGGTGCGGGCGGCCCCTCCCGTCGAGCCAGCGCTCGAACGGCACGGCCCGCTCCACGGCCACCGCGTCGGCGGGAGCGTCGGCGAGCACGTGCCCCGTGCCGTGCGGCAGCAGCACCGCGTCACCCGGGCCGAGCGAGACCGGGGCTCCGTCGTCGGGCAAAAGCCAGCAGCCGCCCTCCAGTACGACGTGGAAGCCCGCACCCTCGTACGGGGCGAGCCGCGTGCACCAGTTCCCGCCTGCATGCCTTAGTGCGGGGGCCGGGGAGTGTGCAAAAGGGCCGGGCGCGGGGGGGGGTGGGGGCGGGTTCGACGGGTGCGCGCACAGGTCCGCGGAACGGGTCTTCGGCAGGCCCGCGGCGTCAGCGGCGGAGCCCGGGAAGGACCCCGCGAAGGCGTCCGCGGCGGAGCCCGCGAAGGCGCCCGTGACCGACCCCGCGAAGGCGCCCGCGCAGCGTCCCGCGAGGGCTGCCAGGCTGGCAGGATCCCATCGTTCGGCGTCCCGCCCGCCGCTGTTCCCCAGGCGCCGCGCGGCCGAGGATTGAGCCATGACGAAGAAGATCGAGATCACCGAAGACAGTGCCCTGCTGGTCATCGACGTGCAGAAGGGCTTCGACGACGAGACCTACTGGGGCCCGCGCGACAACCCGGACGCGGAAGCCAACATCGCGGCTCTGATGGACGCTTGGCAGGAGACCGGCCGCCCGGTCGTGCTCGTCCGGCACGTCTCCCCCGCCGGCACGGTCTTCGGGCCGGACCAGCCCGGCCACGCCTTCAAGGACATCGTCGCCGAGCGGTCGGCGGGAGCGGCCCTGACCATCACCAAGTCCGTCAACTCCGCCTTCTACGGCACCCCGGACCTCAGGGAGTGGCTCACCGCCCACGACGTCGGACAGCTCGTGATCGCCGGGATCCAGACCAACATGTGCGTCGAGACCACCGCCCGGATGGCCGGGAACCTGGGCTACGACGTCCTCGTGCCGCTCGATGCCACGCACACCTTCGACCTCGCCGCCGGACCCGGCCCGGACGCGCCGCGGATGACGGCCGAACAGCTCGTCCTCGCCACCGCCGTCAACCTCCAGGGCGGGGACTTCGCCCGGATCGTCAGCACCGCCGGGCTGCTCGACGCGGTCCGCCCCCGGGTCACCGCGTAGCACCGGGGCCCGGCCCCGCACGGAGTCCGGCCGCTCGTACCCGCGGACGACGGGGCCCACCAGGGGCGGCGGGTTTCGGTCTGCGGGGACCCGGGGGCCGGGCCCGTATACCAACGGCCGGGAGCGCCGCCGCGGCGGGGCGCGGCGCCCAGACGGCCGCCTTCGACGCCTTCAACCGGCTCCTCGACGGGGGCCGGATCCGCCGCCTGCTCACGCCGGCCGGCCCCGTCGAACGGCTGGAGGCCGCCGATCCGGCCCGGCTGCTCGGCCACCTCGCGGCCGCCGACTACCTCCGCCTGCTCACCACCGCCCCCGAACGCCTCAGGATCTGCGCCAACCCGACCTGCGGCCTGCGCTTCCACGACGTCAGCCGCAACGGCACCCGCCGCTGGTGTTCGAGCACGGGCTGTGGGAACCGGGCGAAGGCGGCCCGCCACTACGCGCGCCGGACCGCGCGCGCTTCGTGAGCCGCGGCCGGTCCAGGAGACGCAGCAGGGGACTGGTCATCGCCGTGGTGGCCAGCGCCACGAGGGTGAGGATGCCGAGCAGCCGTCGGTCGATGACGCCCGCCTGGTAGCCGATCTGGATGACCACCAGCTCGGTCAGGCCCCGGGCGTTCAACAGCACGCCGACGGTGAGCGCCGGCCGCCAGGCCATGCCGGTCAGGCGGGCGCACAGGGCGGGGCCCGCGATCTTGGCGAGGACGGCGAGTGCGAGCAGGACCGCGAGGACCGAGGCCGTGCGGGCGTCCCAGCGCAGGCCCGTCAGATCGGTCGACAGGCCGAAACCGAAGAAGAAGAACGGCAGCAGCACCGACCGGGCGGTCGAGGCCAGCCGCTCGGCGGCCCGGTCGGCGTGCCCGCCGCCGGTGTCGTCGGTGCGGCCGCTGGTACCGCCGCCGCTGGTACCGCCGCCGCTGGTACCGCCGCCGTCGGCAGCGGCGGCGCCGACCGGCCAGGCCAGACCCACCAGGAGCGCGCCGATCAGCTGGTGGACGCCGAGTGCGGCCGTCGTCGCGGCCGCGGCGGTGACCGCGACGACCAGCAGCACGGTGAGCACGGCGACCGGGTGCTCGCGGTCCCGGCCCGCCCGCGCCCACCGCCGCAGCCCCCCGCGCACCGGGCCGAGGCGTCCCACACAGAGTGGTTCGTCGCATGCTTCAGATGGGTTCAAGGTCCAGGCTTCCGATCGATCTGGCTCTCCGGCCCTCCGGGGAGCGGTGATGAGGAGTGGTGTCGTGAGTACTGGTGCTGGTACGGCTGAGCGGTTCGACCTGCCGGAGATCGACGAATTCACGCGGCCCTACTGGGACGCGGCGGCCGAGGGACGGCTGCTGCTGCGCCGCTGCGGGGAGTGCGGGAAGGCGCACCACTACCCGCGGGAGTTCTGCCCGGCATGCTGGGCGGGGGAGGACCGGGTGGCGTGGGAGACGGCGAGCGGGCGGGCCGCGCTGTACACGTGGTCGGTGATCCACCGGAACGACCTCTCGCCCTTCGGGGCGCGGGTGCCGTACGTGGCGGCGGTGGTGGACCTCGCGGAGGGGCCGCGGATGATGACCGAGGTCGTGGGCGCGGAGGGGGCGGAACTGCGGGTGGGAATGGACCTGTCGGTGACCTTCCGGGAGGCGGTGGACGGGATCTGGGTGGCGGTCTTCACCCCGGCGGTGGCCTGACGGCCCCGTCTCCGACCCTGGCCCCGTCCCCGGCCACACCGCATGCCTGGCCCACCTGACCGACACCGACCGCAACATCTATCTGGCCAGCCTGGCTCCTGGCGCCGACATCGACCACCGCGGCCTCCACTTCACCGAACCACTCCTCACTCCTCCACGCCCTGCGCGACCCCACCACCCAAAACCCCCACCTCGGCGACGCCCAGTTCGGCGGGGCGCAGTTTTCCGGGAACGCTGGGTTCGGCCGGATATCGCCGCGTCGACCAGCTCGGCGGTGAACACCTTCGTCAGGATCCCGATCCGCACCCGCTGGCCTGCTCGCCACCCCGTCACACGGGGCAACGGCCTCCGCAGCTCAAAAGCAACTGCATTGGCCTCGGCCGGCCCCTCCCGGCCCCGCCACAGCCAGGGCCGTGCGGGACGTACGGGCTGGAGGGGGCGTACGGGCCGGAGGGGCCGGCCGGCTCCCGCCAAGGAGGTCGCCGCCGGCGGCAAGAAGCTCTCGGCCTCCGAGGTCCGCATCGGCTACTTCCCCAACCTGACGCACGCCACCGCGCTCGTCGGCCTCCAGGAAGGCCTGATCGCCAAGGAACTCGGCGCGACCACCATCAAGCCGCAGTCCTTCAACGCCGGCCCCTCCGAGATCGAAGCCCTCAACGGCGGCTCTCTCGACATCGGCTTCATCGGCCCCTCCCCCTCGATCAACGCCTACGTCAAGTCCAAGGGCAACAACCTGCGCATCATCTCCGGCTCCGCCTCCGGCGGCGTCAAGCTGGTCGTGAACCCGGACAAGATCAAAACCCTCGACGACCTCAAGGGCAAGAAGATCGCCACCCCCCAGAAGGGGAACACGCAGGACGTCGCGTTCCTCAACTGGATCTCGGAGAAGGGCTGGACGGTCGACCCCGAGTCCGGCAAGGGCGACGTCTCCGTCGTCCGCACCGACAACAAGGTCACCCCCGACGCCTTCAAGCAGGGCTCCATCGACGGCGCCTGGGTCCCCGAACCCACCGCCTCCAAGCTCGTCTCCGACGGCGGCACCGTCCTCCTCGACGAAACCTCCCTGTGGCCCGACAAGAAGTTCGTCATCACGAACATCATCGTGTCCCAGAAGTTCCTCAAGGAGCACCCGGACGTCGTCGAGGCCGTCCTCAAGGGCACCGTCAAGACCAACGAGTGGATCAACGCCAACCCGGACAAGGCGAAGGCCTCCGCCAACGCCAAGCTCGCGGCCGAAGGCGGCAAGCCGCTCGACGCCAAGGTCATCGACCCGGCCTGGACCAGCATCCTCGTCACCGACGACCCGCTGGCCACCACCCTGAAGACCGAATCCGACTGGGCCGTCAAGGCCAAGCTCATCGAGCAGCCCGACCTCACCGGCATCTACGACCTGACGCTCCTCAACAAGGTCCTCAAGGCCGCCGGCAAGCCCGAGGTCTCCGACGCCGACCTCGGCGCCAAGTCCCCGGCGACCACCCCACCCGCCGCCACGCGGGCCGCACCCACGATCAGGAACTCTGATCCACGGCCGGACACCACGACCGAGACTCCGGGGATCCGGGGATCCGGGGATCCGGGGATCCGGGGATCCGGGGAGAGAACTCGGGGGCGGTGAGCAAACGAACGACGGCGTGACACCATCGGATACGTGCTCGACATCGGCTACTCCCTCTCCCGGCGCTTCCCGGACCCCCCGCAGACCGACTACCGCTCGGCGGACGTCCGCTCGCTGCGGCACGACCTGTTCTGCGGGGACGTCTACCTCGCCGACACCAACGCGGACCGGGAAGTGTCCACAGCCTGGGGATGGGTGCCCGTACTGGACTTCGCCTGGGCGCTGTGCGACATCGTCGAGCAGCTCGACCAGGACCCGCGGGGCAGCCGCTCCGCCAACCGCCAGCAGGCCGAGCTCGACTTCACCGAGTCCTCGGACCGCATGCTCTTCGAACGCCGCTTCGGCTGGGTCGACATCGAGGCAGACTGGATGCCGCCGGAGGAGGACCCGCTGACCTTCAGCCACCGCCTGCTGCGCCGCGAAGCCCGCGACTTCCTCCACGACGTGATCGCGGACCTCACGGACATGCACGACGGCCTGGCCGACAACCCGGTCATCTGGACCCTCCAGTCCCGCTTCCCCCGAGTCCCGGCCTAACGCCACCGCCGACGTACGAGGCGCGCGGCCTAGGGCGAAGCCCACCCCCCTCACCCCGGCCGACGCCCAAGGCCGGCCAAATCCAGCCCGCCGGCGTTTGAGGCGCGGGGCCTGGGGCTGTCTCTTACACACATCCCCGCNNNNNNNNNNNNNNNNNNNNNNNNNNNNNNNNNNNNNNNGTGGAAAATAAAAAGCTACCTAACCGTCATCCCCGCCCAGTCGCTACTGGTGTGCACGTCTAGCACTGTGGTCGGACACGCCCTGCATGCCACCCACGCGATGGCTCACGACACTACAGCGTCCGGGCGGAGGATTCGCCGGCGCGGCGGTATTCGGCGTTGATGCGTTGGGCTTCTTCGAGTTGGTCTTCGAGGATGATGATGCGGCAGGCGGAGTCGATCGGGGTTCCCTGGTCGACGAGTTCGCGGGCGCGTGCGGCGATGCGCAGCTGGTAGCGGGAGTAGCGGCGGTGACCGCCGTCCGAGCGGAGCGGGGTGATGAGGCGGGCCTCGCCCAGGGCGCGGAGGAAACCTTGGGTGGTGCCGAGCATCGCGGCGGCCCGGCCCATGGTGTAGGCGGGGTAGTCGTCGTCGTCGAGACGGCCGAACGAGTCGTCTGCTGTCATTGAACCTCTCTCGTGGAACGCGTGGAGGGGCCCTGGTGCCTATGGCACCAGGGCCCCGAAGGAACTACTACACCATCTGCCGGCCCTGATACTGCGCCGGCCTTCTGTGTCCGCAGACCCGACTCATGCGTGATCGGGATGCGGGGATCGCGGTTGCTTGACCGGAGACCACCTCACTAACGATGTCCTGCGGTACCCGGGCTTCAACCTGCCGGCCCGGGCGATCCTGATGGCGCTAAGCTCCTCCGTTCTTCCCTCAGTGATCAACTACTTACCAAGCGGGGGACTGTGTACTGCTGGTGATGCTTACTGCTGATACTGCGAACCGCTTGTACTGCTCGTGGCCTGACCCAGCGCCACGTTTCGGCAGCCAGCCCCGTCGCCCGTCGTGCGTCTGCTCTGGCTTGGAACCCCACTGCCGAACTTCCTGGTGGCCGCGCCTGCACTCGACGTCTCCACCAAGGTGCTGCTCACTGACTTCACTGCTGGGTACTGCACCTACAGGTACTGCTACTGCGTCAACTGCGGTTCTGCTCGTGGTGGCCCCTGATCACTGCTGGCCACCCGGTCCGGTCGTCAGTCCCGTCGCCGTCCTGCACCAGCCCTGGCTTCGGAACTCCACCACCGCACCGTCCTGCGCACTGCATCTACGGGTACTACGGGTCACCCCTCCGGCGCCGTCCGCACCCACACCTCCCCCGCGATCCACGCAGACCGCCCGGCCTCCGTCCACCCACGACCGGCCTTCACCCGTGGTACGCCTGCTCGCGCTCGCCGACAGCTTCACCCAGCACAACGATCAGCTCGCCCGGCTCCAGCCGGCCTACGGCGCCACTTGGGGTCACACCTCGGCGCAAGTCCTGGTGAGCGCATGTCTGGAGGCCGTACAGGCCATCGTCGACCAGCCGATGTACGCGGGTGTGACGTTGACCGAGGCCACGCTCCGGATCAAGCAGCTGGCCGTTCTCACCGGACAGGCGGTCCGACATCTTGCCGAGGCCAAGGCACAACTTGGCGCCCCGGCCTCGCCCTCGGACCCGCCAACCAGGAGCGAAGAAGTCGCACGCCAGATACAGCTCGCACGAGAACTGACGGCTCTGGCTCCAGCCAT harbors:
- a CDS encoding aliphatic sulfonate ABC transporter substrate-binding protein, which gives rise to MASAGPSRPRHSQGRAGRTGWRGRTGRRGRPAPAKEVAAGGKKLSASEVRIGYFPNLTHATALVGLQEGLIAKELGATTIKPQSFNAGPSEIEALNGGSLDIGFIGPSPSINAYVKSKGNNLRIISGSASGGVKLVVNPDKIKTLDDLKGKKIATPQKGNTQDVAFLNWISEKGWTVDPESGKGDVSVVRTDNKVTPDAFKQGSIDGAWVPEPTASKLVSDGGTVLLDETSLWPDKKFVITNIIVSQKFLKEHPDVVEAVLKGTVKTNEWINANPDKAKASANAKLAAEGGKPLDAKVIDPAWTSILVTDDPLATTLKTESDWAVKAKLIEQPDLTGIYDLTLLNKVLKAAGKPEVSDADLGAKSPATTPPAATRAAPTIRNSDPRPDTTTETPGIRGSGDPGIRGSGERTRGR
- a CDS encoding CGNR zinc finger domain-containing protein, whose product is MLGHLAAADYLRLLTTAPERLRICANPTCGLRFHDVSRNGTRRWCSSTGCGNRAKAARHYARRTARAS
- a CDS encoding cation:proton antiporter; translation: MGRLGPVRGGLRRWARAGRDREHPVAVLTVLLVVAVTAAAATTAALGVHQLIGALLVGLAWPVGAAAADGGGTSGGGTSGGGTSGRTDDTGGGHADRAAERLASTARSVLLPFFFFGFGLSTDLTGLRWDARTASVLAVLLALAVLAKIAGPALCARLTGMAWRPALTVGVLLNARGLTELVVIQIGYQAGVIDRRLLGILTLVALATTAMTSPLLRLLDRPRLTKRARSGARSGGPPSPGSHSPCSNTSGGCRCG
- a CDS encoding Zn-ribbon domain-containing OB-fold protein, yielding MSTGAGTAERFDLPEIDEFTRPYWDAAAEGRLLLRRCGECGKAHHYPREFCPACWAGEDRVAWETASGRAALYTWSVIHRNDLSPFGARVPYVAAVVDLAEGPRMMTEVVGAEGAELRVGMDLSVTFREAVDGIWVAVFTPAVA
- a CDS encoding cysteine hydrolase family protein, which codes for MTKKIEITEDSALLVIDVQKGFDDETYWGPRDNPDAEANIAALMDAWQETGRPVVLVRHVSPAGTVFGPDQPGHAFKDIVAERSAGAALTITKSVNSAFYGTPDLREWLTAHDVGQLVIAGIQTNMCVETTARMAGNLGYDVLVPLDATHTFDLAAGPGPDAPRMTAEQLVLATAVNLQGGDFARIVSTAGLLDAVRPRVTA
- a CDS encoding MerR family transcriptional regulator; the protein is MTADDSFGRLDDDDYPAYTMGRAAAMLGTTQGFLRALGEARLITPLRSDGGHRRYSRYQLRIAARARELVDQGTPIDSACRIIILEDQLEEAQRINAEYRRAGESSARTL
- a CDS encoding cytochrome P450, which encodes MNLRRPARVQPSGAPAPAPGAPDGCTRAGPHAERRAIDESVLAAGLPVHPSCGPFLSVLAEEARRLTGGNTLELARTRHAVARAARRIVLGDAAAEDTELTRRPGRFHPKAGARIAAYADLAEPHTLMGRARRHGDPTGGLDPVGQAAQWLAAFDLVPGVLLRTLLLLGVHPAEQDAVAAEARAPGVARGALPRLRACVREALRLYPAVPDLIRITRAETEWRGVRRPAGTCVVLPALFHQRDPEHVPAAHVFVPGRWASRGAEHDLRMAPFSHAGGRCPGEQLALLVTTALCAEVLRGHRVHAVRPVLDPVGPLPGLLDPQGIRLRLTRR